A genomic region of Peromyscus eremicus chromosome 19, PerEre_H2_v1, whole genome shotgun sequence contains the following coding sequences:
- the Egr1 gene encoding early growth response protein 1, which yields MAAAKAEMQLMAPLQISDPFGSFPHSPTMDNYPKLEEMMLLSNGAPQFLGAAGAPEGSGGNSSSSSSNSSGGGGGGGSNSGSSAFNAQGEPGEQPYEHLTTESFSDIALNNEKAMVETSYPSQTTRLPPITYTGRFSLEPAPNSGNTLWPEPLFSLVSGLVSMSNPPASSSSAPSPAASTSSSASQSPPLSCAVPSNDSSPIYSAAPTFPTPNTDIFPEPQSQAFPGSAGTALQYPPPAYPATKGGFQVPMIPDYLFSQQQGDLGLGTPDQKPFQGLENRTQQPSLTPLSTIKAFATQSGSQDLKALNTTYQSQLIKPSRMRKYPNRPSKTPPHERPYACPVESCDRRFSRSDELTRHIRIHTGQKPFQCRICMRNFSRSDHLTTHIRTHTGEKPFACDICGRKFARSDERKRHTKIHLRQKDKKADKTGVASSATSSLSSYPSPVATSYPSPATTSFPSPVPTSYSSPGSSTYPSPAHSGFPSPSVATTYASVPPAFPAQVSSFPSAAVTNSFSSTSTGLSDMAATFSPRTIEIC from the exons ATGGCAGCAGCCAAGGCCGAGATGCAGTTGATGGCCCCGCTGCAGATCTCTGACCCGTTCGGCTCCTTCCCTCACTCACCCACCATGGACAACTACCCCAAACTGGAGGAGATGATGCTGCTGAGCAACGGGGCTCCCCAGTTCCTCGGTGCTGCCGGAGCCCCAGAGGGCAGCGGcggcaacagcagcagcagcagcagcaacagcagcggGGGCGGTGGTGGGGGCGGCAGCAACAGCGGCAGCAGCGCCTTCAATGCTCAGGGGGAGCCGGGAGAACAACCGTATGAGCACCTGACCACAG AGTCTTTTTCTGACATCGCTCTGAATAATGAGAAGGCCATGGTGGAGACGAGTTATCCCAGCCAAACTACTCGGCTGCCTCCCATCACCTACACGGGCCGCTTCTCCCTGGAGCCTGCACCCAACAGCGGCAACACTTTGTGGCCTGAACCTCTTTTCAGCCTGGTCAGTGGCCTCGTGAGCATGAGCAATCCTCCGGCCTCTTCGTCCTCGGCACCTTCTCCAGCGGCGTCAacgtcttcctctgcctcccagagcccACCCCTGAGCTGTGCTGTGCCGTCCAACGACAGCAGCCCCATTTACTCAGCTGCACCCACCTTTCCCACTCCCAACACTGACATTTTTCCTGAGCCCCAAAGCCAGGCCTTCCCAGGCTCGGCAGGCACAGCCCTGCAGTACCCACCTCCTGCCTACCCTGCCACCAAGGGTGGCTTCCAGGTTCCCATGATCCCTGACTATCTGTTTTCACAGCAACAGGGAGACCTGGGCCTGGGCACCCCAGACCAGAAACCCTTCCAGGGTCTGGAGAACCGTACCCAGCAGCCTTCACTTACTCCACTGTCCACTATTAAAGCCTTTGCCACTCAATCGGGCTCCCAGGACTTAAAGGCTCTTAATACCACCTACCAGTCCCAGCTTATCAAACCCAGCCGCATGCGCAAGTACCCTAACCGGCCCAGCAAGACACCCCCCCACGAACGTCCATACGCCTGCCCAGTTGAGTCCTGCGATCGTCGATTCTCTCGCTCCGACGAGCTCACCCGCCACATCCGCATCCACACGGGCCAGAAGCCCTTCCAGTGCCGCATCTGCATGCGCAACTTCAGTCGCAGTGACCATCTTACCACCCACATCCGCACCCACACAGGCGAGAAGCCCTTTGCCTGTGACATTTGCGGGAGAAAGTTTGCCAGGAGTGATGAACGCAAGAGGCATACCAAAATCCACTTACGACAGAAGGACAAGAAAGCAGACAAAACTGGTGTGGCCTCCTCGGCCACCTCGTCCCTCTCTTCCTACCCGTCCCCAGTGGCTACCTCTTACCCATCCCCGGCCACCACCTCCTTTCCATCCCCTGTACCCACCTCCTACTCCTCTCCTGGCTCCTCTACCTACCCATCCCCGGCACACAGTGGCTTCCCCTCGCCCTCGGTGGCCACCACCTACGCCTCGGTCCCTCCTGCTTTCCCTGCCCAGGTCAGCAGCTTCCCCTCTGCCGCTGTGACCAACTCGTTCAGCAGCACTTCAACTGGGCTTTCGGACATGGCCGCCACCTTTTCCCCTAGGACAATTGAAATTTgctaa